TAAAATCCCAACACCCTAAAACCCCAATTCATCCCCAATATCCCTAAATTGACATTTTAGCCTCTAAAGCTTTCAGGTATTCCGTATTGACTCCCGACTCGCGAATCAGAGCAATTTTACCGGTACGCGCCACCTCGCGAATGCCAAATTTATTCAGCATTTGCATAATCGCCACCATTTTACCCGGATCCCCCACCACTTCGATGGTCAGGGTTTCCTCAGAAATATCCACAATCCGGGCCCGGAATACCTGCGCTAATTCGATCACTTCGGCCCGGCGCTCGGCGGTAGCATTAACTTTAATCAGCATTAATTCCCTTTCCACACAAGGGGTTTGGGTGATATCCTGCACCTTGAGGACGTTAATTAATTTGTAAAGTTGTTTGGTTAACTGTTCGATGCTGTTCTCGTCCCCCGGTACTACCATCGTAATCCGAGAAACTCCCATTTGTTCGGCAGGACCGACGGCTAGACTTTCAATATTAAAGCCGCGACGGGCGAATAATCCAGCAATACGGGTTAAAACTCCCGCTTCATCTTCAACTAATACGGATAATGTGTGTTTCATGGCGATTTATCTACACAACCTATATTTAACCATTGTAAGACAGGAGGCAAGGCCAGAACAGCTTGTCTTCACCTCACGACGACAAGAAATTTTAACGAAGGCAGGCGGCCGTTTTTGTAACGGGGATTTATGCCGCGCTCCAAAAACTTTTCGCCTTAAAAGGCGAGGTTTTAGACCCGATTTTTTCGATAATTAATTATCGGGATTTTTTGGCAATTGTCCAGAAGGGAAAAGTTTGACTGGGATTGATGATAACTCCCGTGATGCCATGGCGAGCAAAAGCATATTCTTTGGTTTGCCAAAGGGGAATATAGGGAACTTCATCGGCGAGAATTTCTTGAATTTTGCCAAAGATTTGCTTTCTTTTGGCTGGGTTACTTTCCTGACGGGATTGGGCGATTAATTGATTCATTTCTTGACTATAAAAAAATGAGCCTTGACTTTGTGATCCTCCTTCTTCGCAGCCAGTTTCTGGAGAACCTTTAGCACAATCTAAAAAGGGATAAATATAGTTATCTGCATCCAAAAAATCGGGATACCAATTAGATAGAGCAGTGGTATAAAGTCCCCGGCTAATATTACGGAAAAAGGCCGCCCCTAGGATACTATTAGGTTCAAATTGAATCATATTATCTAAATCCCGTTTTGCTAGGGCTTTCATCACTGCCGCCACGCTGCTGGAAGTGATCGATCCCGAGGAATGCCAAACTTCTACAATTGCGGGGTTTTCTGGACTATAACCGGCGGTTTTTAGTAATTGTTTGGCTTGCTCTATGTTATGATTGCCATAGCGCTCTTTAAACACCGGTTGTGACTCGGAAAAAGTAGTAGGAATAAGACTAAAAAGAGGGATGCCTTGACCTTGTAAAATGCGATCATTTAGTAAATCTCGATCGACTAGAGAAGCAATTGCTTGTCGCACTAAAATATTATTGGTGGGTTCACTTTTGAGATTGACGCTCATAAAGTTAATTGCTGCCCCAGAAGATTCGATGGCTTGCCATTTTCCCTGGGCTGCTTCTGTGCGTAATTTTCTCACTTGAGGAGCCAGTAAAGATTGATAGGCAATATCCACCGCACCCGTCTGAAAACCGTTAAATAAATTGGCAGGATTAGAGAGATAAATTTGCACATTAACTCCCTTATTTTTGGCTGGTTCTCCCCAATAGCGCTCGAAGGCTTCTAAACTAAAAGAATCGCTAGTAACTGCTTTTAAGCGATAATGTCCTGTGCCGATAAATTCTTCGGGTTTAAATTTACCCTCGCCAATTTGATAAAATTTGGGTGAAACCGCACAGGCTCCGGGATAAGCTAAAAGAGCGGGAAAAGCGGCAAAAGGTCTGGTTAGTTTAATAGTAATTTCGTCTTCTTTAGTAGCGGTGATTTTATCAATTGTATCCCGGAGAAGAAAGGAAGGTTCCCCACCATTTTTGATAAATCTTTCTAGGGAAAACTTCATCGCCTCCGCGTTAAAAACCGTGCCATCATGAAAAATAACTCCTCGACGTACTGGGATAGTATAAGTCAAACCATCGGGGCTAATTTGCGGTAATTCCGTGGCAAGGAGAGGCTTTAAATTAGTGGTTCCTTCGGCGTAGGTGTAAAGAGTTTCACCGAGATTATAAATAATAAAAAGTCCCGCTAACTCATAACTATCAGCAGGATCGATCGAGCGTGGTTTTAGGGTTGTCCCAATCATCAGGCGATCCCTATCCCCCTGGGGTAAATTGGAATTAGTGGACTGACAGCCCACAGTCAGAAGAAGACAGAGGCAAAATAAACTTAAATAGCGGTAAAGTTGGCGTAAAGATCTCATCGATGGCGATTAATGGCAGCTAGGTATCGATCGATCCTATCATTTTTGTGCATAATCTTTTCTTCTAGGTTCCCTGAAGGAAGTAGGTTAATTGCTTAATTGGTCGGGTAAAATTATTCAATAGCCGGACTGATTACCCCGACAATTAAATTAAATTTTCTGGTGGAGGATGGCAAAAACTTGATAAATTTAGCCAAGAAAAAGACCCAGGGCAGCAAAGGGGTTAAATGGTTCAGAATAGCTGGAGCTATGGAGGCAGATAAACAGGGAAATGGTCAAGATTTTTAAACCTAGAGCAGGTGACAGCAACTGATTAGAAACTGATCTTATTTTATAAACCTCTTACATAATTAATTTTTCAGAGTTCAAAAACGGCAGAAATAAGGATTAAATGGCATAAAGTCTATAAATAGACCATTTAACTGATTATTATTCATTCTTAATTCTCCTGACTCCTGACTACTGGCTACTGACTCCCAACCCTAACAACAATTTTTGATTTTTACAAGAGGTCTTATCAGCCATTTAGGTTAATCCTGTCCCCTCTAAACAAGCTCGATCGAAAATTGCCCCCGTGGTTACTGCCGAGGCTAAACTAGCACAAAGAAGATTGGCATCAGTAAAATTTGTTCCGCGTAAAATCGCCCCGAAAAAAATTGCTTCCTCTAAATCGGTGGCCGATAGATCTGCCCCGGACAGATTAGCGCTAGTAAAATCCGCTTGGGTTAAAATCGCCCCGACAAAACTCACTCCCCGGCCATCGACACCGCGAAAATCCGCCCCGGACAGATCTAGATGATTAAAAACCGCCCCGGCTAAAAAAGCACCGGCCAAACTTGCCCCAGTCACGATCGCATCGAGGAGAATTGCCCCGCGTAAATCGGCATTACGAAAATCTGCTCCCCTTAAATTTGCCCCTGTCAGGTCAGCACCGCGCAAATTTGCGCGTAAATTCGCCCCTGCTAGGTCTGCACCCGCTAAATCAGCCCCTGCCAAATTCATGCCCGCTAAATCTTTTATCTGACCCTGACGAATTGCTAATAAATCAATACTGGGAAAAGTCATGTTCAGCCACGGTTAAATACTGTAAAAATATCTTAGAATATTCGTAAACCTTTGTTAAGAAAGCGCTCCATGTCCCTAGAGCTATTATCCCTAGAAAATATTGAAGAAATCGCCCACCAATACGGATACTGGGCAGTATTTATCGGCATCACCCTCGAAAATATGGGGATTCCCATCCCGGGAGAAACCATCACCATTGTCGGCGGCTTCCTTGCCGGTAGCGGTGATTTAAACTATTGGTTAGTTTTAGTCAGCGCAATTACAGGAGCAGTTTTAGGCGATAATTTTGGCTATTGGCTCGGTCGCGCTGGGGGTTGGCCGTTTTTGTTAAAAGTTGGCAAATTCTTTCGGATTCCCCCCCAAAAACTAGAATTAGCCAAGGATCAATTTAGTAAAAATGCACCCCGGGCGGTCTTTTTCGGTCGCTTCGTCGCCCTGTTAAGAATCTTTGCAGGTCCCATGGCGGGAATTGCCCGAATGCCCTACGGTCGTTTTTTCCTCTGTAATCTGGGTGGAGCGACGGTGTGGGCGA
This portion of the Microcystis aeruginosa NIES-2549 genome encodes:
- the ilvN gene encoding acetolactate synthase small subunit, with protein sequence MKHTLSVLVEDEAGVLTRIAGLFARRGFNIESLAVGPAEQMGVSRITMVVPGDENSIEQLTKQLYKLINVLKVQDITQTPCVERELMLIKVNATAERRAEVIELAQVFRARIVDISEETLTIEVVGDPGKMVAIMQMLNKFGIREVARTGKIALIRESGVNTEYLKALEAKMSI
- a CDS encoding ABC transporter substrate-binding protein; amino-acid sequence: MRSLRQLYRYLSLFCLCLLLTVGCQSTNSNLPQGDRDRLMIGTTLKPRSIDPADSYELAGLFIIYNLGETLYTYAEGTTNLKPLLATELPQISPDGLTYTIPVRRGVIFHDGTVFNAEAMKFSLERFIKNGGEPSFLLRDTIDKITATKEDEITIKLTRPFAAFPALLAYPGACAVSPKFYQIGEGKFKPEEFIGTGHYRLKAVTSDSFSLEAFERYWGEPAKNKGVNVQIYLSNPANLFNGFQTGAVDIAYQSLLAPQVRKLRTEAAQGKWQAIESSGAAINFMSVNLKSEPTNNILVRQAIASLVDRDLLNDRILQGQGIPLFSLIPTTFSESQPVFKERYGNHNIEQAKQLLKTAGYSPENPAIVEVWHSSGSITSSSVAAVMKALAKRDLDNMIQFEPNSILGAAFFRNISRGLYTTALSNWYPDFLDADNYIYPFLDCAKGSPETGCEEGGSQSQGSFFYSQEMNQLIAQSRQESNPAKRKQIFGKIQEILADEVPYIPLWQTKEYAFARHGITGVIINPSQTFPFWTIAKKSR
- a CDS encoding pentapeptide repeat-containing protein, with the protein product MTFPSIDLLAIRQGQIKDLAGMNLAGADLAGADLAGANLRANLRGADLTGANLRGADFRNADLRGAILLDAIVTGASLAGAFLAGAVFNHLDLSGADFRGVDGRGVSFVGAILTQADFTSANLSGADLSATDLEEAIFFGAILRGTNFTDANLLCASLASAVTTGAIFDRACLEGTGLT
- a CDS encoding DedA family protein — protein: MSLELLSLENIEEIAHQYGYWAVFIGITLENMGIPIPGETITIVGGFLAGSGDLNYWLVLVSAITGAVLGDNFGYWLGRAGGWPFLLKVGKFFRIPPQKLELAKDQFSKNAPRAVFFGRFVALLRIFAGPMAGIARMPYGRFFLCNLGGATVWATIMVTLSFFLGRLFPLHQLVSSMARFGILALIIVLAWTIIHPILESRKTAV